A region of Chitinophaga horti DNA encodes the following proteins:
- a CDS encoding GNAT family N-acetyltransferase: MNTVKLADIEIRNTLQPGDLGYIAYLHGLIYAKEQGYGRNFEAYVLDGLKDFAKEYDPVLDRVWICEHDARIIGFLVAQHRGVQVQFRYFLFLPEYRGIGLGKKLMDGFISFMHERGFKEAYLWTTNDQHAAIALYTRYGFALTEEKASNAFDKELIERRYDLTLSTSL, translated from the coding sequence ATGAACACCGTGAAGTTAGCAGACATCGAAATAAGAAACACGCTCCAGCCGGGAGACTTAGGATACATCGCATACTTACATGGCCTCATCTATGCCAAAGAACAAGGCTATGGCCGTAACTTCGAAGCTTATGTGCTGGACGGCCTGAAAGATTTTGCCAAAGAATACGATCCCGTCCTGGACCGTGTATGGATATGTGAACACGACGCACGCATTATCGGTTTCCTGGTGGCACAACACAGGGGCGTACAGGTGCAGTTCCGTTATTTCCTGTTCCTGCCCGAATACCGGGGTATCGGCCTGGGAAAGAAACTAATGGACGGGTTTATCAGCTTTATGCACGAAAGGGGTTTTAAAGAAGCCTACCTCTGGACCACCAACGATCAGCACGCTGCCATTGCACTCTACACCCGCTATGGATTCGCACTTACGGAAGAAAAAGCATCCAATGCTTTCGATAAGGAATTGATTGAACGCAGATACGATCTAACCCTCAGTACTTCCTTATGA
- the xth gene encoding exodeoxyribonuclease III, producing MKIATYNVNGVNGRLPVLLRWLEESAPDVVCLQELKAPQEKFPEQALLDAGYNAIWHGQKSWNGVAILAKGHTITEIGRGLAGDPEDLHSRYIEAMVNGVHIGCLYLPNGNPAPGPKFDYKLSWFRRFTEHAAKLVDSKTPVILTGDYNVMPTEMDVYKPESWVTDALFRPETRAAFAGVMGQGWTDAIRTLYPDEKIYTFWDYFRNAFARNAGLRIDHFLLNKAIAGKLTGGGVDGYVRGWEKTSDHAPVWITVK from the coding sequence ATGAAAATAGCTACCTATAACGTGAATGGTGTAAACGGGCGACTGCCTGTATTGCTGCGCTGGCTGGAAGAGTCGGCCCCGGACGTAGTTTGCCTGCAGGAATTGAAAGCACCACAGGAAAAGTTTCCTGAACAGGCTTTGCTGGATGCAGGTTACAACGCCATCTGGCACGGGCAAAAAAGCTGGAACGGTGTAGCTATCCTCGCGAAAGGTCATACGATAACCGAGATTGGCCGTGGCCTTGCGGGCGATCCGGAAGATCTGCACAGCCGTTATATAGAAGCGATGGTGAATGGCGTTCATATCGGCTGCCTGTACCTGCCAAACGGCAATCCGGCCCCGGGGCCCAAGTTCGATTACAAACTCAGCTGGTTCCGTCGCTTTACCGAGCATGCCGCTAAACTTGTAGACAGTAAAACACCTGTTATACTCACCGGCGACTACAACGTGATGCCCACCGAAATGGACGTATACAAACCTGAGAGTTGGGTAACCGACGCTCTCTTCCGGCCTGAAACCCGCGCCGCCTTCGCCGGTGTAATGGGACAGGGCTGGACCGATGCCATCCGCACATTATATCCGGATGAAAAGATTTACACCTTCTGGGATTACTTCCGCAACGCCTTCGCCCGTAACGCCGGCCTGCGCATCGATCACTTCCTGCTGAACAAAGCCATTGCAGGCAAACTGACCGGCGGCGGTGTGGACGGATATGTGAGGGGCTGGGAGAAGACGAGCGACCATGCGCCGGTGTGGATTACGGTTAAATAA
- a CDS encoding FecR family protein: MDKRELETLLDRYEKGQCTPREIAALEKVLAVAAEDSVTDELEVDTNTFKQKWALAKQKTNAASRRARILRILPYAAASIVIAGSLFFFGDRYYGATKQQPQVTIIENVEPGRNQAYLTLGDGRKISLEEAKDGLLASQGSFSLYKTGNGQLKYVRPNDKAGINPMQTNTISTPRGGEFSVELPDGSRVWLNAASSITFSTDMATSATRELSIHGEVYFEVATDKSRPFRVKAGIQTVEVLGTHFSINSYADEPQVKTSLLEGSVRITSHTLATGVILRPGQQALLSQNKKIEIVPVNESALAWKNGLIRFRGADLHTVMRQLSRWYDLDVIYEGQISNELINATVPKTSQLATVLDLLRGIGVEFTIEQTATGKRIIVKGN; this comes from the coding sequence ATGGATAAACGTGAATTGGAAACATTATTGGACCGATACGAAAAAGGCCAATGTACACCGAGGGAAATAGCCGCACTTGAGAAGGTGCTGGCCGTTGCTGCGGAAGACAGTGTCACCGACGAGCTGGAGGTTGATACCAACACCTTTAAGCAGAAATGGGCGCTGGCGAAACAGAAAACGAACGCGGCATCCAGGCGTGCAAGAATATTACGCATATTGCCGTATGCAGCCGCCTCTATCGTCATAGCCGGAAGCCTCTTTTTTTTCGGGGACCGGTATTACGGCGCCACCAAGCAGCAACCACAGGTAACTATTATAGAGAACGTGGAGCCTGGCCGTAACCAGGCTTATCTTACTTTAGGCGATGGTCGCAAAATATCTTTAGAAGAAGCTAAAGACGGGCTGCTCGCTTCACAGGGATCATTTAGCCTTTACAAGACCGGCAACGGACAGTTGAAATACGTTCGTCCTAATGATAAGGCGGGCATCAACCCCATGCAGACGAATACCATCAGCACCCCACGTGGCGGTGAGTTCTCAGTGGAACTTCCCGACGGATCCAGGGTTTGGCTGAATGCAGCATCATCCATTACCTTCTCAACGGATATGGCCACCAGTGCCACCCGGGAACTTTCTATCCACGGCGAAGTATATTTTGAGGTAGCGACTGACAAGTCGAGACCATTTCGTGTAAAAGCCGGCATCCAAACCGTGGAGGTATTGGGCACACACTTTTCGATAAATTCCTACGCAGATGAACCTCAGGTAAAGACTTCTCTTCTTGAAGGCTCCGTCCGCATTACTTCTCATACACTTGCCACCGGCGTCATTCTCAGGCCGGGACAGCAAGCCCTTTTAAGCCAAAACAAAAAGATTGAAATTGTTCCGGTGAACGAGTCAGCACTCGCCTGGAAAAATGGCCTGATCCGCTTCCGCGGTGCGGACCTTCACACCGTCATGCGTCAGCTGTCCCGCTGGTATGACCTCGACGTAATTTATGAGGGACAAATATCAAATGAACTCATCAACGCCACTGTACCTAAGACCAGCCAGCTTGCCACTGTCCTGGATCTATTAAGAGGTATCGGCGTTGAATTTACCATTGAACAAACAGCCACCGGCAAGAGAATTATTGTAAAAGGAAATTAG
- a CDS encoding SusC/RagA family TonB-linked outer membrane protein: MPMYLMVHSYSIRGWIKKFPLALLMLPALASIPSDTHASTGDIAFQDTARQQMARGRVMDEEENIPLPGVTVENLVRRKGVLTTANGDYAIAASIGDSLRFSYIGKRPTIAVFRGAALNVSLAKQEGVLSEVVVTGFQDLDKRKFSGSAVTLKADDVRMDGVVDVSRMLEGRAAGVSVQNVSGSFGAAPKVRVRGATSINGDNKPLWVVDNVVLEDIVNISNDQLSSGDPTTLLGSAVAGLNANDIESFAILKDAAATALYGARAMNGVVVITTKKGRIGKPLVTYTGNFSTQLKPSYREYNIMNSAEQMGVLSELEDKGALKLSMLDAGNYGVYGKYWAGVTQLDADGNFVYENTPEAELAYLQRYARVNTDWFDLLFNNNLLQEHSLAISFGTDKSQSYFSTSFYNDNGWAISDRVSRYTLNFRNNYTFSDRLKVGFSTLASVRQQKAAGSLGRNPNPVEGQFDRDFDINPFSFALNSSRTVSAFNDDGSREFFTRNFAPFNILSELDNNYIDINLIDLRLQGDLNYKLTNDLRYEFVGALRYVKSSREHQITEDANMANAYRAAGNSTIRSRNRFLYRDPDNPEAEPEVVLPYGGFYNRTEDQLLSYDFRNSLNYNKTFNEVHSINVLAGMQVKSADRQNFNNTGYGYQYGNGGVPFVDYRILKQTIESNFPYYGMSKDYDRFVAFYGSAGYSFDAKYNFTGTVRYDGSNRLGSSRSARWLPTWSLAGSWNLDRENFMDNVDKVDYLTVRASYGLTASMGPATNSTIVLRNINATRPYLTETESVIQLANLENSELTWEKSYTANVGLDAGFFGQRVNVSLDAYQRKGFDLISIIRTSGIGGESEKAANYADMDSWGTELLIGGQVIKKRDWGWRTNLTFGYNHNEITRAENRPRIFDLVVPEGGNVQGYPVRSLFSIKFAGLSPVDGGPLFIDETGKQNNAVYLQDQNISYLQHEGQVDPTVTGGFSNTFNYKDFSFNFFITYQWGNTIRLNPVFKTTYSDLDALPREFENRWVLSGDEKVTTVPSLLDAYSQARLGGGVYPYNNYNYSTQRVAKGDFIRLKTISLAYTLPPKFLNRIHLNSASVSAVATNPWLIYSDSRLYGQDPEFFNAGGVALPIQKQYTLSLKVGI, translated from the coding sequence ATGCCCATGTATTTAATGGTACACTCCTATTCTATCCGGGGATGGATTAAAAAGTTCCCGTTGGCCCTACTCATGCTACCAGCCCTGGCCTCTATTCCTTCTGATACGCATGCTTCCACGGGAGATATTGCTTTCCAGGATACCGCCCGCCAGCAAATGGCGCGGGGACGAGTAATGGACGAAGAAGAAAACATCCCGCTGCCCGGTGTAACGGTCGAAAACCTGGTCCGGCGTAAAGGCGTATTGACCACCGCTAACGGTGATTACGCCATTGCTGCCAGCATCGGCGACAGCCTGCGCTTTTCCTACATCGGTAAACGTCCGACCATCGCGGTGTTCCGCGGTGCAGCGTTAAATGTAAGCCTCGCCAAACAGGAGGGCGTGCTGTCCGAAGTGGTGGTAACGGGCTTCCAGGACTTGGATAAACGCAAGTTTTCCGGATCGGCCGTTACGCTTAAAGCCGACGACGTAAGAATGGACGGCGTGGTAGACGTAAGCCGCATGCTCGAAGGCCGCGCTGCCGGGGTGTCGGTACAAAACGTGTCCGGCTCCTTTGGGGCCGCGCCTAAAGTGCGCGTGCGCGGCGCTACCTCCATTAACGGTGATAATAAACCGCTTTGGGTGGTGGATAACGTGGTGTTGGAAGATATCGTGAACATCTCCAACGACCAGCTGTCCAGCGGTGACCCTACCACTTTGCTGGGTTCTGCCGTTGCGGGATTGAACGCGAACGATATCGAAAGCTTCGCCATTCTGAAGGATGCGGCTGCTACGGCGCTGTACGGTGCCCGCGCGATGAACGGGGTAGTGGTGATCACTACTAAAAAAGGCCGCATCGGTAAACCGCTGGTGACGTACACTGGCAACTTCAGTACGCAATTAAAGCCTTCCTACCGGGAATATAATATTATGAACTCCGCCGAGCAGATGGGGGTATTATCAGAACTGGAAGATAAAGGTGCGCTGAAACTTAGTATGCTCGATGCGGGCAACTACGGCGTTTATGGAAAGTACTGGGCCGGTGTGACGCAACTCGACGCCGATGGCAACTTTGTTTATGAGAACACGCCTGAAGCGGAACTGGCCTACCTGCAACGTTATGCACGCGTTAATACCGATTGGTTCGACCTGCTTTTTAACAACAACCTGTTGCAGGAACACTCGCTGGCGATCTCCTTTGGTACGGATAAGTCACAGTCATACTTTTCCACTTCCTTTTATAATGATAACGGCTGGGCGATATCTGATCGGGTGAGTCGTTATACGCTGAACTTCCGCAACAACTACACGTTTTCGGACCGGTTGAAAGTAGGTTTCTCTACCCTGGCTTCTGTAAGGCAGCAAAAGGCCGCCGGCTCGCTGGGTCGTAATCCCAACCCGGTAGAAGGCCAGTTCGACCGCGACTTCGATATCAATCCTTTCAGTTTTGCACTGAACAGCAGCCGTACGGTGAGCGCGTTCAATGACGATGGCAGCCGCGAGTTCTTTACCCGCAACTTTGCACCGTTCAATATTTTGTCAGAACTGGATAATAATTATATCGACATCAACCTGATCGATCTGCGTTTACAGGGCGATCTGAATTATAAGCTGACGAACGATCTGCGCTACGAGTTTGTAGGTGCGTTGCGGTATGTGAAGTCTTCCCGCGAACACCAGATCACGGAGGATGCGAACATGGCGAATGCGTACCGTGCGGCAGGCAACTCCACCATCCGCTCGCGCAACCGCTTCCTGTACCGCGACCCGGATAACCCGGAAGCAGAGCCGGAAGTAGTGCTGCCTTATGGTGGTTTTTACAATCGTACCGAAGACCAGTTGTTGAGCTATGACTTCCGTAACAGCTTAAATTATAATAAGACGTTTAACGAGGTGCATTCCATCAACGTGTTGGCGGGTATGCAGGTGAAATCGGCCGACCGGCAGAATTTCAACAATACTGGCTACGGATACCAATATGGAAACGGTGGTGTGCCTTTCGTAGATTATCGCATCCTGAAGCAAACCATCGAAAGCAATTTCCCGTATTACGGTATGAGTAAGGATTATGACCGCTTCGTGGCGTTTTACGGATCGGCGGGTTATTCGTTTGATGCGAAGTACAACTTTACCGGTACCGTGCGTTATGACGGGTCCAACCGCCTAGGCAGCTCCCGCAGCGCACGCTGGCTGCCCACCTGGAGCCTCGCCGGTTCCTGGAACCTGGACCGCGAAAATTTTATGGATAATGTGGACAAAGTGGATTACCTGACTGTGCGCGCCTCTTACGGCCTCACCGCCAGTATGGGACCGGCCACCAACTCAACCATCGTGTTGCGCAACATCAACGCTACTCGTCCTTACCTGACCGAAACCGAATCGGTAATACAACTTGCGAACCTCGAAAACTCAGAGCTTACGTGGGAAAAGTCATACACGGCTAACGTAGGTCTGGATGCAGGTTTCTTCGGGCAGCGCGTGAATGTTAGCCTGGATGCTTACCAGCGTAAAGGTTTTGACCTGATCAGCATTATCCGAACTTCCGGTATTGGTGGCGAATCAGAAAAAGCGGCCAACTATGCAGATATGGATTCATGGGGAACGGAGTTGCTCATCGGCGGACAAGTGATCAAAAAACGTGATTGGGGCTGGCGTACGAACCTCACTTTTGGTTACAATCACAACGAGATCACCCGGGCAGAAAATCGTCCGCGGATATTCGATCTCGTAGTGCCTGAAGGTGGTAACGTGCAAGGCTACCCGGTTCGCAGCCTGTTCTCTATCAAGTTTGCCGGCTTAAGTCCGGTGGATGGCGGCCCGCTGTTTATCGACGAAACCGGTAAACAAAATAATGCGGTGTACCTGCAGGACCAGAACATCAGTTACCTGCAGCATGAAGGACAAGTGGATCCGACCGTGACAGGCGGTTTCTCTAACACCTTCAACTATAAAGACTTTTCGTTCAACTTCTTTATCACTTATCAATGGGGTAATACCATTCGTCTGAACCCGGTATTTAAGACTACCTACTCCGACCTGGATGCGTTACCGCGTGAATTTGAGAACCGCTGGGTGTTGAGTGGCGATGAAAAAGTAACCACTGTGCCTTCGCTGCTGGATGCTTACTCACAGGCCCGTTTAGGCGGTGGTGTGTATCCATATAACAACTATAACTATTCTACGCAACGGGTGGCAAAAGGTGATTTCATCAGGTTGAAAACAATTTCGCTGGCTTACACCTTGCCGCCGAAATTCCTGAACCGCATTCACCTGAACAGCGCTAGTGTAAGCGCCGTGGCCACTAACCCCTGGCTGATTTACTCGGACAGCCGCCTGTACGGCCAGGATCCCGAGTTCTTTAACGCCGGCGGTGTTGCACTGCCTATCCAGAAACAATATACCCTGTCGCTGAAAGTTGGTATTTAA
- a CDS encoding sigma-70 family RNA polymerase sigma factor, with protein MTDYRVLLDEELLDLLSSKSDHAAYAELYHRYFHKLCCFVKRACPEEDVPADIAQDILLYLWEQRKEIHIHSKLVYFLYRAAFNQVLKRQRREKVINAFETYFKSHYDEAYESTDNAIALKEINETVDRALEYMSPKMKLVFTSSRFNHMQNAEISEQFGIPRNTVKDQVKGALRILRKMGLKLNAIFF; from the coding sequence ATGACCGACTACCGTGTGTTACTGGATGAGGAATTACTGGATTTGCTGAGCAGCAAGTCAGATCATGCTGCGTATGCCGAACTGTATCACCGATATTTCCACAAACTCTGTTGCTTCGTTAAACGCGCTTGTCCAGAAGAAGACGTTCCGGCCGACATCGCGCAGGACATCCTGTTGTACCTGTGGGAACAACGCAAAGAAATTCACATTCACAGTAAGCTTGTATATTTTTTATACCGCGCCGCATTTAACCAGGTACTGAAAAGGCAGCGAAGGGAAAAAGTGATTAACGCGTTCGAAACGTACTTCAAATCGCATTATGATGAAGCGTACGAAAGTACAGACAACGCGATCGCGTTAAAAGAAATTAATGAAACAGTGGATCGTGCATTGGAATATATGAGTCCTAAAATGAAGCTGGTATTTACTTCCAGCAGATTCAACCACATGCAGAATGCAGAGATCAGTGAACAATTCGGCATTCCGCGAAACACAGTAAAAGACCAGGTGAAAGGTGCATTAAGGATACTCCGCAAAATGGGCCTGAAGCTGAACGCTATCTTCTTTTAA
- a CDS encoding alpha/beta hydrolase, which produces MRNIIISVKNLTMLLAFIGLSFTITQAQVKNIVLVHGSFANGSGWEGVYKALVKKGYNVSVATNPNLGFAEDVAACKRTLDRIDGPVLLVAHSYGGAVATEAGNDPKVKGLVYVDAFVPAEGETLAQLLQSGPPNPDFAVLPPDANGYAWFDKARFHASFCADLPKDLAAFMADSQLPINASVFGASVKQAAWKSKKSWYVLGTEDKTIVPDAQRYMAKRAGATITEVKGSHCAFISKPGEVAKVIETAAAGL; this is translated from the coding sequence ATGAGAAATATTATCATCAGCGTGAAGAACTTGACGATGTTGCTGGCCTTCATCGGTCTTTCTTTCACCATAACACAGGCACAGGTGAAAAACATTGTGCTGGTACATGGTTCATTCGCGAACGGCTCCGGCTGGGAGGGCGTGTATAAAGCGCTCGTGAAAAAAGGTTACAACGTAAGTGTGGCTACCAATCCCAATCTAGGTTTTGCCGAAGATGTGGCTGCCTGCAAACGCACACTCGATCGTATTGACGGACCGGTACTGCTGGTGGCACATTCTTATGGCGGTGCGGTGGCTACGGAAGCTGGCAACGATCCCAAGGTAAAGGGACTGGTGTATGTAGATGCATTTGTGCCTGCTGAAGGCGAAACGCTGGCACAACTACTGCAATCCGGCCCGCCGAACCCCGACTTCGCGGTATTGCCGCCCGATGCAAATGGATACGCCTGGTTCGACAAAGCGCGGTTCCATGCGAGCTTTTGTGCCGATTTACCGAAAGACCTGGCGGCATTTATGGCCGATTCACAGTTGCCTATCAATGCAAGCGTGTTTGGTGCGTCGGTGAAACAGGCGGCCTGGAAAAGCAAAAAATCCTGGTACGTGCTGGGTACGGAAGATAAAACCATCGTTCCGGATGCGCAGCGGTATATGGCGAAACGTGCCGGCGCCACCATTACGGAAGTAAAAGGCAGCCATTGCGCATTTATCTCTAAACCAGGAGAAGTAGCAAAAGTGATTGAAACGGCAGCTGCCGGATTATAA
- a CDS encoding pyridoxamine 5'-phosphate oxidase family protein, with translation MDSINKQQPEDNHEDLRGPEAIEKLKALSDKAKSCFFCTRIIGGEAFSTRPMAVQKIDDAGNLWFLSAIDSYKNKHLQADPYVQLLFQGSAHSDFMSIYGHATVNQDKAIIKELWNPILKTWFTEGENDPRITVIKVTPRKGYYWDTKHGQFVAFAKQIAGAITGQTLDDSIEGKLTI, from the coding sequence ATGGACAGCATCAACAAACAACAGCCGGAAGACAACCACGAAGACCTCCGCGGGCCGGAGGCTATCGAAAAACTGAAGGCGTTAAGCGATAAAGCGAAAAGCTGCTTTTTCTGTACCCGCATCATCGGTGGCGAAGCCTTTTCTACCCGCCCGATGGCTGTTCAGAAAATAGATGATGCAGGCAACCTCTGGTTCCTGAGTGCGATCGACAGTTATAAAAACAAACACCTGCAGGCCGATCCTTACGTACAGTTGCTATTCCAGGGAAGCGCACATTCTGATTTCATGAGCATTTATGGTCATGCAACCGTGAACCAGGACAAAGCCATCATCAAAGAATTGTGGAACCCGATCCTGAAAACCTGGTTTACCGAAGGTGAGAACGACCCACGTATTACCGTGATCAAAGTAACCCCACGCAAAGGTTATTACTGGGATACCAAACACGGGCAGTTCGTCGCTTTTGCCAAACAAATCGCGGGAGCGATCACCGGTCAAACCCTGGACGATTCTATCGAAGGCAAGCTGACTATATAG
- a CDS encoding MarR family winged helix-turn-helix transcriptional regulator — translation MSDKKHIIEEIRAFNRYYTGLIGLLDDHLLNSNYSLVEARILYEIQAHQPVSASRITSEADIDKGYLSRVLKRFEKEKLITKHISSEDARVSLLSLSRKGSQLFDELNDASNRQVASLIDGLPKAKQQKLVGHMNAIKAMLAQ, via the coding sequence ATGAGTGATAAAAAACATATCATAGAAGAGATCCGCGCCTTCAACCGCTATTACACGGGCTTAATTGGTCTCTTAGACGACCATTTGCTTAACAGTAATTATTCGCTGGTAGAGGCGAGGATCCTGTATGAAATTCAGGCTCACCAGCCTGTCAGCGCCTCGCGAATTACGAGTGAAGCGGATATCGACAAAGGTTACCTCAGCCGGGTATTAAAACGGTTCGAAAAAGAGAAATTAATCACCAAACATATTTCGAGCGAAGATGCCAGGGTTAGCCTGTTATCACTCTCCCGAAAGGGCAGCCAGCTGTTCGATGAACTCAACGACGCCTCCAACCGGCAGGTAGCATCGTTGATTGACGGGCTGCCAAAAGCAAAACAACAAAAGTTAGTCGGGCATATGAACGCCATAAAGGCAATGCTTGCGCAATAA
- a CDS encoding O-methyltransferase: MTDNVIARYPGAYAHIDEATRQSGFNMASDPMTGALLRTLAASKPGGRFLELGTGTGLSTSWILEGMDSSAHLISIDNDANLLNIARTQLADRRLHLELADGGEWLQQHRDQQFDYIFADTWHGKYLLLEEALHMLRPGALYIIDDMLPQPNWPDGHAEKATNLLKTLDEREDLVLTRLCWATGIVIATKKA; the protein is encoded by the coding sequence ATGACAGACAATGTAATTGCACGTTACCCCGGGGCCTATGCACACATCGACGAAGCTACCCGCCAGTCGGGCTTCAACATGGCCTCCGACCCCATGACCGGCGCGCTGCTGCGTACTTTGGCGGCTTCCAAACCCGGTGGCAGGTTCCTCGAACTGGGCACGGGTACCGGGCTTTCCACTTCCTGGATATTGGAAGGGATGGATAGCTCCGCTCACCTGATTTCTATCGACAATGACGCCAACCTGCTCAACATCGCCCGTACGCAGCTGGCAGACCGGCGCCTGCATCTGGAACTGGCCGATGGCGGCGAGTGGTTGCAACAGCACCGCGATCAACAATTTGACTATATATTTGCGGATACCTGGCATGGTAAGTACCTTTTGCTGGAAGAAGCGTTACACATGCTGCGTCCCGGCGCCCTGTACATCATCGACGACATGCTTCCACAGCCCAACTGGCCCGACGGCCATGCGGAGAAGGCTACCAACCTGCTGAAAACACTCGACGAACGCGAAGACCTCGTGTTGACCCGGCTTTGCTGGGCCACGGGCATCGTAATCGCAACCAAAAAAGCATAA